A window of the Juglans microcarpa x Juglans regia isolate MS1-56 chromosome 5D, Jm3101_v1.0, whole genome shotgun sequence genome harbors these coding sequences:
- the LOC121265527 gene encoding pentatricopeptide repeat-containing protein At4g18975, chloroplastic isoform X2 — protein MMIACGVNSFCCRFSSLGISQVEKAEVELLLRSRLSKCTISFLQNATRSTIFTAKALNVPHVKCLLNHGGELLANSKAVGKKTIKHGKREHHLWKKRDWAGSGQKALGLVRTLYGLPKEKEAVYGALDKWIAWETEFPLVAAAKALRILRKRNQWKLLAKWMLSKGQGATMGTYDTLLLAFDMDQRVDEAESLWNMILHVHTRSISKQLFSRMISLYDHHSLQDKIIEIFADMEELSVKPDQDTVRRVAHAFEKLGQEDKKKLVLKRYKSKWKYIHFKGERVRVRTDVWDEDEA, from the exons ATGATGATTGCCTGTGGTGTAAATTCATTTTGCTGCCGGTTCTCCTCATTAGGAATAAGTCAG GTTGAGAAAGCTGAGGTGGAGCTGTTGCTGAGGTCCAGACTCTCAAAGTGCACGATTTCCTTCCTTCAAAATGCAACAAGGTCTACTATCTTCACTGCAAAG GCACTGAATGTTCCCCATGTGAAATGCTTACTCAATCATGGTGGAGAACTGCTAGCTAATTCCAAAGCTGTTGGGAA GAAAACAATAAAGCATGGAAAGAGAGAGCACCACTTGTGGAAGAAAAGAGATTGGGCTGGGTCTGGGCAGAAGGCACTTGGTCTTGTTAGAACT CTTTATGGACTTCCTAAAGAGAAAGAAGCTGTTTATGGAGCATTAGATAAATGGATTGCGTGGGAGACAGAATTCCCACTGGTTGCAGCAGCTAAGGCTTTACGAATCTTGAGGAAGAGGAATCAATGGAAGCTT CTGGCCAAGTGGATGTTAAGCAAAGGTCAAGGAGCAACAATGGGAACATATGACACCCTTCTACTGGCATTTGATATGGATCAGAGAGTAGATGAGGCTGAATCATTGTGGAACATGATTTTGCATGTACATACACGTTCGATCTCAAAGCAATTGTTTTCTAGGATGATCTCTTTGTATGATCATCACAGCTTGCAAGATAAGATAATAGAG ATTTTTGCAGACATGGAGGAGTTGAGTGTAAAACCAGATCAAGATACTGTCAGAAGAGTGGCACATGCCTTTGAGAAACTCGGTCAAGAAGATAAGAAGAAATTGGTTCTCAAAAGATACAAATCTAAATGGAAGTATATCCACTTCAAAGGGGAAAGGGTCAGAGTGAGAACGGATGTGtgggatgaagatgaggcaTGA
- the LOC121265527 gene encoding pentatricopeptide repeat-containing protein At4g18975, chloroplastic isoform X1, whose translation MMIACGVNSFCCRFSSLGISQVEKAEVELLLRSRLSKCTISFLQNATRSTIFTAKALNVPHVKCLLNHGGELLANSKAVGKKTIKHGKREHHLWKKRDWAGSGQKALGLVRTLYGLPKEKEAVYGALDKWIAWETEFPLVAAAKALRILRKRNQWKLVIQLAKWMLSKGQGATMGTYDTLLLAFDMDQRVDEAESLWNMILHVHTRSISKQLFSRMISLYDHHSLQDKIIEIFADMEELSVKPDQDTVRRVAHAFEKLGQEDKKKLVLKRYKSKWKYIHFKGERVRVRTDVWDEDEA comes from the exons ATGATGATTGCCTGTGGTGTAAATTCATTTTGCTGCCGGTTCTCCTCATTAGGAATAAGTCAG GTTGAGAAAGCTGAGGTGGAGCTGTTGCTGAGGTCCAGACTCTCAAAGTGCACGATTTCCTTCCTTCAAAATGCAACAAGGTCTACTATCTTCACTGCAAAG GCACTGAATGTTCCCCATGTGAAATGCTTACTCAATCATGGTGGAGAACTGCTAGCTAATTCCAAAGCTGTTGGGAA GAAAACAATAAAGCATGGAAAGAGAGAGCACCACTTGTGGAAGAAAAGAGATTGGGCTGGGTCTGGGCAGAAGGCACTTGGTCTTGTTAGAACT CTTTATGGACTTCCTAAAGAGAAAGAAGCTGTTTATGGAGCATTAGATAAATGGATTGCGTGGGAGACAGAATTCCCACTGGTTGCAGCAGCTAAGGCTTTACGAATCTTGAGGAAGAGGAATCAATGGAAGCTTGTAATTCAA CTGGCCAAGTGGATGTTAAGCAAAGGTCAAGGAGCAACAATGGGAACATATGACACCCTTCTACTGGCATTTGATATGGATCAGAGAGTAGATGAGGCTGAATCATTGTGGAACATGATTTTGCATGTACATACACGTTCGATCTCAAAGCAATTGTTTTCTAGGATGATCTCTTTGTATGATCATCACAGCTTGCAAGATAAGATAATAGAG ATTTTTGCAGACATGGAGGAGTTGAGTGTAAAACCAGATCAAGATACTGTCAGAAGAGTGGCACATGCCTTTGAGAAACTCGGTCAAGAAGATAAGAAGAAATTGGTTCTCAAAAGATACAAATCTAAATGGAAGTATATCCACTTCAAAGGGGAAAGGGTCAGAGTGAGAACGGATGTGtgggatgaagatgaggcaTGA